CCTCGATCGTCGATATGAACATCGAACGCCACAAGACCGCCCCGGCCCACGTCGAACGTCGCAGCGGTGGCGGAGGCGGACGCCGACGTCGCGGTGGCGGACGTCGCCCAGCGGCCAAAGACTAACAGACTTGAAACCTGCGCCACTGACCTTGTAGGGTGGATGCAGTAAGCGCGATCGATTCTGATTCGATCGCTCAGCTGAACCGCCTGTTGAAAAATGCCCTCGTGGCATTTTTCAACCTCGCCAGGCTCAGAGCGTAGCTCTTCACAGCTCGCAAAATAACGACTTACGTCGCTATTTTGGGATCGCACCCATGCGATCACGCAGTCCGTCGAGAAAATCAACGGACTGCTAGAGCGTTTTTCTGATAGCTGTAGCGTTTCTGGCGTTGGTGAGGCAAGCTGGTCAAGGCGGCCGCAACCAGCCAAAACGCTAAAGATTGAAGAAAACCGCTCTAAATCGACGCCCCAGGATCTTCTCCGAGATCCCGGGGCGTCTTCATTTTCTCGCATGCATTGCCTGAATCTTGGGCAAAACTCGGCGTCTCTTTCGCCCATCGGCTGACCAGATTTCGCTTCAACTCCCAAATTTCTGGGGATATCGAGTGATTCCGGAACATCCACCATATCGGCACGCGACTTGCAATAGAAGCGTTTGTAATAGAACGCCGCACCCGATCCGAGCGGCGATTGGTACATCTAGGGGAGTGCAGCGCGTGCGCCGTCCAATGCGAATGCTGGTGATCGATGATGATCCCGGCGTCGCCCTTATCGTTCAGGAAGCTCTTGGCAGCTTTGCGATGGAGTTCCACTCCGCCGACTGCGGCGCGACTGGTTTGCAGCTGTTAGAGAAGCGTCGTCCCGACGTAGTCTTGCTTGACCAGATGCTGCCCGACTGCACCGGGGTCGAACTGATCAAGAAGATTCAATCGATCGATTCGCGGCTCCCCATTCTGTTCGTCACATCGCGCAAATCGAGCGACCTGGCGATCGAAGCGATGAAGCTCGGCACGTTTGACTTTCTCACCAAGCCGTTCGCCCCCGAGACGATCGCCGAGAAAGTGCTGGAAGCGATCGAGAGCCGTCATCTGATGCTAATGCCGGTGCAGCTACCTTCCCAGAACGAGCCGTCCGACGTCGGCGACCGCTTGGTCGGCGCTTGTCCGGCGATGCAAACGGTCTACAAATCGATCGGCCGCGCCGCGGCGCACGACATTCCCGTCTTGCTACAAGGCGAGAACGGCACCGGCAAAGAGCTGGTCGCCCGCGCAATCTACCAACATGGGCAACGAGGCGACCGTCCGTTCCACAAGATCTCGTGCACCGACTTCACCGCCCAGTGGCTTGAGAGCGAACTGCTGGGGCATGAGCCTTGTGCGATGCCGGGCCTGATGACCCAGCGAATTGGCAAGTTCGAGCAATGCAATGGCGGCACGATCCTGCTCGAAGAGATCGCCGCGATTCCGCACGCCTTACAAAGTAAGTTGCTCCGCTACCTTTCCGAAAAGCGTTTTGAGCGCCTCGGCGGAGACGAAACGCTGCATAGCGACGTTACCCTCTTCTTCACGACCAGCTACGACGCCGAAGAGCTGGTCGCCGAAGGGCGATTGCGTCCTGACCTCTACTATCTGCTGAGCGGCTTTTTGATCAAGCTGCCGCCGCTGCGAGAGCGGGAAGACGACTTGCGGCTGTTGGTTGATCACTTCGTTAGTCAGTTCAGCCGCGTCGAGCGGATCTCGAACATGGGGGCGGTTCGCACCTCGGACGATTCGCTCCGCCTGCTCGCCGACTACAGCTGGCCTGGCAATGTTTCCGAACTGCGGAGCGTATTGAGAAGAGCAATGATTGAATCCCAAGGCGCCGTAATCGCCTCTGAGTACTTACGTCGGGTTTTGCGAGAAAGTGGCGCCGATCGCCGCCACGGCGAGGCCCTCGATACAAATTGGGAGCGATTTGTTGACGAACGGATCTCTAGCAAGTCGAATGACATCTATTCCGAGGCGGTCATCGAGATGGAACGCCATCTGATCTCGCTGATCCTCCGCCAGACCGGCGGCAATCAGGCGCACGCCGCCCGGTTGCTCGGCATTACCCGCACTAGCCTGCGGAAGAAGATCAACTACCTCGGCCTCGAGATCGAGCAATTCCTCGCGACGGCCTAGGATGGCCAACCCAGTCGAATGCATGTCTAGACCTGCTGCCGCGGCCAGTACCCGCCGCTTGACGACCCTCTATATCACCGCACTGAGCATCGTCGCCCTGCTGACGATCGTCGGTCAGCTTTTGATTCGCCAGTCGATCAACCAGCAACAAGGCGACTCAACGCTGGTCAATGTCGCCGGCCGTCAGCGCATGCTGAGCCAGCGAATCGCCAAGTACGCCCTCGCCCTGCGTGATCCCAACGCCAATGATCAAGAGGCGATCGCCGGGCTTCGCGAGAGTCTCCAGCTGTGGGAAAAGTCGCATCAAGCGCTGCTAGAGCGCGACGCCAGCGCCAACATCGCCGGCGCCAATAGCGCAGCCGTCGAGCAGATGTATGCGACGATCAATCCCGACTTTCGCCTGATCGAGTCATCGTCCCACGCGATTCTCGACGCTGCCGACGATCCGGAAAACGTGGCAGCCGCCGTCAACGTCATCTTGCAGCACGAACAGGCCTTTCTCGACGGCATGGATAAGATCGTCTTTCAGTACGAGCTTGAAGCGCTGGAGCGGGTCAATCGCTTGCGACATATCGAGTCGCTGCTGATGACGATAACGTTGATGGTGCTGCTGCTCGAAGGCTTCTTCATCTTCCGCCCGGCCGTTGGTGAGATTCATCGTAGTCTGCACACCCAGGCCCAGATGAACGAACAACTGCAGGCCGAAAAGGA
The genomic region above belongs to Blastopirellula retiformator and contains:
- a CDS encoding sigma-54-dependent transcriptional regulator: MRRPMRMLVIDDDPGVALIVQEALGSFAMEFHSADCGATGLQLLEKRRPDVVLLDQMLPDCTGVELIKKIQSIDSRLPILFVTSRKSSDLAIEAMKLGTFDFLTKPFAPETIAEKVLEAIESRHLMLMPVQLPSQNEPSDVGDRLVGACPAMQTVYKSIGRAAAHDIPVLLQGENGTGKELVARAIYQHGQRGDRPFHKISCTDFTAQWLESELLGHEPCAMPGLMTQRIGKFEQCNGGTILLEEIAAIPHALQSKLLRYLSEKRFERLGGDETLHSDVTLFFTTSYDAEELVAEGRLRPDLYYLLSGFLIKLPPLREREDDLRLLVDHFVSQFSRVERISNMGAVRTSDDSLRLLADYSWPGNVSELRSVLRRAMIESQGAVIASEYLRRVLRESGADRRHGEALDTNWERFVDERISSKSNDIYSEAVIEMERHLISLILRQTGGNQAHAARLLGITRTSLRKKINYLGLEIEQFLATA